The window aaaaaacaaatccataAACATAAATCCAAGTTGTTGTTTTATCTGCTTACTGGGGACCACAAAAATCATTTAAACTGCCTGTGTTTGGACTACTGTTaacacattaaaatgtaaaactactGAAAGTCTCTCTACAAGATTTATCatgctgctttgttttaatGCATAGAACAAGTGTGGGGACTAAGCTTTGCAACTAGACAAGACAGCAAAGGTATAAGCACATGTAACAATGCCATCAACAGCTTTATTTAGAAAAATGCATCACATTAATAACACAAACTCTCAAAACTTCAGCCTGCACAAAGCCCAAACAGTTCTTCTAGTTTTCATTTCTCCAATGGCGCATAATTCAGCAATTTCTCAATAAGATCCACGTGAGAAAGAAGCATCCTCCTGCAGCAGTACCTCTTCAGTCCCAGGGCATCCAGGGCGTCACTtgagaaggaagaagaaaaagtaatGTCAGAGCTAATGCATTATATCCTGAATGAATAAGTACATGAACATtactgaacacactgaggaaAATGGTCTAAACAGCCTCATGCAATTATGATTCACTTAATCCATCAACTCATTTTCAAGTTGACTTCAAACCACTTAACCTCTACAAACGAAAAAAATTCAATGTGCAGCGACTGCACTGCTACTAAGTTGTGTTGCCATAATACAACAGTTATTTACAATTTAAGAGGCAATGTCAGTGGAACAAAACAGAATGTGTTAGTCTTACCCCTCTGTGTACTCGGCTTGAAGAAGACCAAGGTATGCTTCCCATTTGTTACCAACAATCTTGCCACACGTGAAGCAGCGTACAGGGATGATCATGTTTACACACCTGTGAATAGAGACCTGGTTTTGAACTTACCCAATAAAATTACGTATCAAACACCTATGTGATGTTAACGACCCAATTTTGTTTTCATCGATCTACGAAAAACGGCGATAAGTTTAACTTGAAAGTATTAGTAGGTGCCCGGCTAATTCCGAGTTAGCTAGCGTCAATATTATGCTAATACTGTATCTTTGATGTGTAGCTAAGACAACTATAAATTATGCAAGGTGATAAACCCAAACGGTGTTTACCTGTGCGttgtttattgttattttttgtatCTGTGCATGTTTTTTCATGAGCAGTTATCAAATTAATTGAACAAAACACCTAGCTAGCCATTTCAGCATGCGTAACCACGCGCTTAGCATAAATGTAGCTGCTTTAACATGTTGCGAATCGCAGTGTTGGTTGTTTACCACAAAAAGCAGAAGGTCACGTTTTATTTACTCACCGTTGCCACTATCGTTCGCTAAAGCACACAAGTTATGGTCTTCTGAGAGAAACAAACACCGGAGAAGTTGTAACTGCTAGCTTCGCTTTCTCCAACAACAAGAAGACTTCCTGTTAgaatctttcaaaataaacgACTACTTCGGCCTCACTTTTTGTCATCAAGAtccggaaaaaaaaaaatcatccagaCAAATTTCACGACACTTCTCGGAGAGATGTAGCATGGGTAAAGGTGACTATACGGTTAACTACATTTAGAATCATCTCtaacttataaataaaaaaaaaagcctaaagTGTATGGactttatatttatatctatGAACAAGTGATTTGGTAAATATCTTGTGCAAATAAGAGAATTTACTTCATGTGTGGAAATGTGTTGCCTCCCTGCTGATGGTTATCCTTTGTTCATCTGCAACAGCGGAGTGAATGTAATTTTATGACATTTAGAGGTAAAACGAAAAGCTTGATTAGGTGTTTCTTTTCATTATAACGCGTCTTTGTACGCATAAAATTAGACATGCATATCACTTTTCTAGTAAATTATCTTGTACACACACATTAATAAGAGAGACTTATGGGGATATTAGGAGAGAATTCAGTTTCTATGTACCCTTATAGCTTCCATATTACTAATAATATATGTAAATTGTTCATTGGCAAAATGATAGAAAAGCAGCAGCCAAGCTATGAAAATCTCACATATAGCATTGGCATCACATAAGTACAGCTCTAAAAATGACCATAAAGTTGACTCAGCAGAAAACAAGCTGCCACCCTAACTATAGAGCAAACTGCAGATGCCTTAAAAACAGACACAATACTTCTCTGCGGTATAACTACATCCTATGTCACATTAAAGAAACATCCTTCTGGGAGGACGTGCTGAGCAAAGTAGACCTGACCACAATAATGGTTTCTGTGAGCCAGCATAGATATTGATTTTGGAGTAAAAATGAATTACATAACAATACACCCTGACCCCAACAATACACCCTAACTAATACTTTACATGAAATGTGCCTTAAATGGGGTAATAAAAGAGTGATTAAAGACGTTCCTGGACACCTGATGCAGTCTGATACATTCATGGTGAACTATAAACTTTGTTGTCACAAATAACTGAATAaaattcaaataataataaaataccaaaataataaattatagTAGTAAATATCACAAATCACAGAATACAGAAAGTAAAATTAAGTCAACCAGAagttatatgtatgtatgtatgtatgtatgtatgtatgtatgtatgtatgtatgtatgtatgtatgtatgtatgtatgtatgtatgtatgtatgtgtatatatatatatatatatatatatatatatatatatatatatatatatatatatatatatatatatatatatatatatatatatatatatatatatatacatacatacatacatacatacatacatacatacatacatacatacatacatataactTCTGGTTGACTTAATTTTACTTTCTGTATTCTGTGATTTGTGATatttactatatatatatatatatatatatatatatatatatatatatatatatatatatatatatatatatatatatatatatatatatatgtatatatgtatatatatatatatatatatatatatatatatatatatatatatatatatatatatgtatatatatatatatatatatatatatatatatatatatatatatatatatatatgtgtatatgtgtatatatatgtatatgtgtatgtgtatatatatgtatatgtgtatatgtgtatatatatgtatatatatatatatatatatatatatatatatatatatatatatatatgtatatgtgtatatatataaaaaaaaaaaaggttcaacTCTGCCAACATAaataaacaatgtttttttttttaatagacatGTAAATATAAAGTTCAGATGAAACTGAGTATCATTTATAATCCATTTAAAGCTGAAGTTGTGATTAAAGACATACTCACTTGGGTTGGTTCACTGCCTTTAATAAAGTTGGGTTTcactttctttttacacattaaGAAGTTTGGGAGCTAAGGGGAGGGTGCATAAGGTAAATatgttataaatatataaaaaatatatcataACCATCAATACTATCATTACAGCCACCATACTATACCACAGCATACCATCACCCTCATTATCATCATATGTAACATCGCCATCATTTCCATCACTAACATCACACATTATGACAATGTTTATATAATTTAACTTGCTACCGCACGTGTGCTAAATGAGGAGTCCTATCTGAATTATTGCATTTATACGCTGTTGAGATTATGAAAATAggaattttcttcttcttcttcttttttttggtacacTGTATTGTACAATGTAAGGTGAAGTTTGTTTCAGTGTTGGCGTAGGCCATCTATGTTTTGGACATGCTTGGGGTGCTAAGTGTAGTGATGAGTGCTGAGTGTTAGCACAATGTTCATGGCCAGTAATGTGTAAAATGTATACATATCCTTAAAGTTAAATATGTGTTAGAACTGTCTTATGCATCTACTTATGGAACGGGGGACAATCCCCCCCATGAGCTTTGCAATGTGAGTTGGAAATAATGTGTACAGCTGTACAAGTTAATGAGTGCAGGAACGAAAACCGAGActgcttttttcccttttgattAAACTATAGTTCTATCCAACTACAGAACAATAGTTCATGTACACCACACTTTCATTGTATAAGAGTATTCAGGATGCTCTCATTACTAATTCCTAAATGAGGTTGACAAGGTTTAGAAAACATAAGAGGGGCAGAGGGAGGACAGAAAAAACTATCATGTTTTGGCAGCAGGCTTTCAACCTGATACACAACACTAATGGCTGTTCAGCCTGCTACAGCTAAACATCTACTGTAAGATGTaaacagattgaaacagcatgaCTGCGGCTGCTGTGTAAGACACGAAAGGTTATTGATTTGTGATATAATTTGACAGTAAAATAAATCTGCTTAttctacaataataaataactgCACTATTATACTCTGGTCCAcagtatacatattttacatccAACGACCCTTCACGTGCCATTCCTCGACCCCTGCATACTTATGTGTTCTCTCTgaatttttattgtgttgtacTTGCTTGTGTTCGCCAGTTCGATGTCTCATACGCTCTATACTTATAGAGGAACTCAGTACCTTCAATTAGGCAATCAATGATTTAGCCAGAGTATTTTCAATACACCACAGTGCACAATCCCAGCTATTCTCTGCTCTTCTCTTCCAACTGtctcattttaaagtaaagtaaaaacctAGAACTCTGATAGCTGCTATTCATATTTCAAAGGTTCAATATTATGATTTCAGGCTTCACGTGTTTCTTTTAGCAAAGTGAACCAAGCTCATTTCTGGTGCAAGAATGtacaaatatttaaacatttttgtcaATATTTGTTCAAATTAGATTAAACCAGACAAAGCAGCTGAATAAGCTACCTTTAAGAGTTCAGGTTTTTAGCTCGGcttaaggttttttt is drawn from Oreochromis aureus strain Israel breed Guangdong linkage group 1, ZZ_aureus, whole genome shotgun sequence and contains these coding sequences:
- the polr2l gene encoding DNA-directed RNA polymerases I, II, and III subunit RPABC5 — encoded protein: MIIPVRCFTCGKIVGNKWEAYLGLLQAEYTEGDALDALGLKRYCCRRMLLSHVDLIEKLLNYAPLEK